The Bubalus kerabau isolate K-KA32 ecotype Philippines breed swamp buffalo chromosome X, PCC_UOA_SB_1v2, whole genome shotgun sequence genome has a segment encoding these proteins:
- the ZMYM3 gene encoding zinc finger MYM-type protein 3 isoform X1 has protein sequence MDPSDFPSPFDPLTLPEKPLAGDLPVDMEFGEDLLESQTAPTRGWAPPGPSPSSGALDLLDTPAGLEKDPGVLDGATELLGLGGLLYKAPSPPEVDHGPEGTLAWDASDQTLEPGPGGRTPEVVPPDPGAGANPSSPEGLLEPLAPDSPITLQSPHIEEEETTSIATGRRGSPGQEEELPQGQPQSPNAPPSPSVGETLGDGINSSQTKPGSPSPPAHPSLPGDGLTGKASEKPPERVQKRSERVRRVEPPKPEVVDSTESIPVSDEDSDAMVDDPNDEDFVPFRPRRSPRMSLRSSVAQRAGRSSVGTKMTCAHCRTPLQKGQTAYQRKGLPQLFCSSSCLTTFSKKPSGKKTCTFCKKEIWNTKDSVVAQTGSGGSFHEFCTSVCLSLYEAQQQRPIPQSGDLADATRCSICQKTGEVLHEVSNGSVVHRLCSNSCFSKFRANKGLKTNCCDQCGAYIYTKTGSPGPELLFHEGQQKRFCNTTCLGAYKKKNTRVYPCVWCKTLCKNFEMLSHVDRNGKTSLFCSLCCTTSYKVKQAGLTGPPRPCSFCRRSLSDPCYYNKVDRTVYQFCSPSCWTKFQRTSPEGGIHLSCHYCHSLFSGKPEVLDWQDQVFQFCCRDCCEDFKRLRGVVSQCEHCRQEKLLHEKLRFSGVEKSFCSEGCVLLYKQDFTKKLGLCCITCTYCSQTCQRGVTEQLDGSTWDFCSEDCKSKYLLWYCKAARCHACKRQGKLLETIHWRGQIRHFCNQQCLLRFYSQQNQPNLDTQSGPESLLNSQSSEAKPQTPSQTKVENRNTIKTLQENGNLGKIPVKTRPAPAAPTPPPPPPPPPAAPRKNKAAMCKPLMQNRGVSCKVEMKSKGSQTEEWKPQVIVLPIPVPIFVPVPMHLYCQKVPVPFSMPIPVPVPMFLPTTLESTDKIVETIEELKVKIPSNPLEADILAMAEMIAEAEELDKASSDLCDLVSNQSAEGLLEDCDLFGPARDDVLAMAVKMANVLDEPGQDLEADFPKNPLDINPSVDFLFDCGLVGPEDVSTEQDLPRAMRKGQKRLVLSESCSRDSMSSQPSCTGLNYSYGVNAWKCWVQSKYANGETSKGDELRFGPKPMRIKEDILACSAAELNYGLAQFVREITRPNGERYEPDSIYYLCLGIQQYLLENNRMVNIFTDLYYLTFVQELNKSLSTWQPTLLPNNTVFSRVEEEHLWECKQLGVYSPFVLLNTLMFFNTKFFGLQTAEEHMQLSFTNVVRQSRKCTTPRGTTKVVSIRYYAPVRQRKGRDTGPGKRKRDDEAPILEQRENRMNPLRCPVKFYEFYLSKCPESLRTRNDVFYLQPERSCIAESPLWYSVIPMDRSMLESMLNRILAVREIYEELGRPGEEDLD, from the exons ATGGATCCCAGTGATTTCCCCAGTCCGTTTGACCCATTGACCCTGCCAGAGAAGCCCTTGGCTGGAGACCTTCCAGTAGACATGGAATTTGGAGAGGATCTACTGGAATCTCAGACTGCCCCAACTCGAGGATGGGCCCCCCCTGGCCCTTCTCCATCCTCGGGAGCCCTGGACCTGCTTGATACCCCTGCTGGCCTGGAGAAAGACCCTGGAGTCCTGGATGGAGCCACTGAGCTGCTGGGGCTGGGGGGGCTACTCTATAAAGCCCCCTCTCCCCCAGAGGTGGACCATGGTCCTGAGGGGACCCTTGCATGGGATGCAAGCGATCAGACCCTAGAGCCTGGACCAGGGGGCAGGACCCCTGAGGTGGTGCCACCTGACCCAGGGGCTGGGGCAAATCCCTCTTCACCTGAGGGGCTACTAGAGCCTTTGGCTCCAGATTCTCCAATAACTCTGCAATCCCCACATATTGAAGAGGAGGAGACCACCTCCATAGCTACAGGGAGAAGGGGCTCccctgggcaggaggaggagctTCCCCAAGGGCAACCACAGAGCCCAAATGCCCCCCCCAGCCCTTCAGTGGGAGAGACTCTGGGGGATGGAATCAACAGTTCTCAGACCAAACCTGGGAGCCCTAGCCCCCCTGCACACCCTTCCTTGCCAG GAGATGGCCTGACTGGGAAGGCGAGTGAGAAGCCGCCTGAGAGG GTGCAGAAGAGAAGCGAGCGCGTTAGAAGAGTAGAGCCTCCAAAACCTGAGGTTGTGGATTCCACTGAAAGCA TTCCAGTGTCAGATGAGGATTCTGATGCCATGGTAGATGATCCCAATGATGAGGACTTCGTGCCATTCCGGCCCCGGCGCTCTCCTCGCATGTCTCTACGCTCGAGTGTGGCACAGAGGGCCGGGCGCTCTTCAGTAGGCACCAAGATGACGTGCGCCCACTGCCGGACACCGCTGCAGAAGGGCCAGACGGCCTACCAGCGCAAGGGGCTGCCTCAGCTCTTCTGCTCTTCATCCTGCCTCACCACTTTCTCCAAGAAGCCCTCTGGCAAAAAGACCTGCACCTTCTGCAAGAA GGAGATCTGGAACACCAAGGACTCAGTTGTGGCGCAGACCGGTTCGGGAGGTTCCTTCCATGAGTTCTGCACATCCGTCTGTCTCTCCCTGTATGAGGCCCAGCAGCAGCGCCCAATCCCCCAGTCTGGGGATCTTGCTGATGCCACTCGCTGCAGCATATGCCAGAAGActggagag gtcCTGCATGAGGTCAGCAATGGCAGCGTGGTGCACCGGCTCTGCAGCAATTCTTGCTTCTCCAAATTCCGGGCCAACAAGGGACTGAAAACCAACTGTTGTGACCAGTGTGGGGCTTACATCTACACCAAGACTGGGAGCCCTGGCCCCGAGCTCCTCTTCCACGAGGGCCAACAAAAGCGGTTCTGCAACACAACCTGCTTGGGGGCATACAAGAAG AAAAACACACGGGTGTACCCATGTGTCTGGTGCAAGACCCTGTGTAAGAACTTTGAGATGCTATCCCATGTGGACCGTAATGGCAAGACCAGCTTGTtctgttccctgtgctgtaccacTTCTTACAAAGTGAAGCAGGCAGGGCTCACTG GCCCTCCCCGACCCTGCAGCTTCTGCCGCCGCAGCCTCTCTGACCCCTGTTACTACAACAAGGTTGATCGCACAGTCTACCAATTCTGCAGCCCCAGCTGCTGGACCAAGTTCCAG CGCACGAGCCCCGAGGGGGGCATTCACCTGAGCTGTCACTACTGCCACAGCCTCTTCAGTGGCAAGCCTGAGGTCTTGGACTGGCAG GACCAGGTGTTCCAGTTCTGCTGTCGTGATTGCTGTGAGGACTTCAAGCGCCTCCGGGGTGTGGTGTCCCAGTGTGAGCATTGCCGGCAGGAGAAACTCCTGCATGAGAAGCTCCGATTCAGTGGGGTGGAGAAGAGCTTCTGCAGTGAAG GCTGTGTGCTGCTATACAAACAGGACTTCACTAAGAAGCTGGGATTATGCTGTATCACTTGTACTTATTGCTCCCAGACCTGCCAGCGCGGAGTCACCGAGCAGCTGGATGGCAGCACCTGGGACTTCTGCAGCGAGGACTGTAAGAGCAAGTACCTGCTGTGGTACTGCAAG GCTGCCCGGTGCCATGCCTGTAAGCGCCAGGGGAAGCTGCTGGAGACCATCCACTGGCGTGGGCAGATCCGTCATTTCTGCAACCAACAGTGTCTGCTGCGCTTCTACAGCCAGCAGAACCAACCCAACCTGGATACCCAGAGTGGGCCTGAGAGCCTCCTGAACA GTCAGTCTTCTGAGGCAAAGCCCCAGACACCCTCTCAAACCAAAGTGGAGAACAGAAACACCATAAAGACCCTACAGGAAAATGGAAATCTGGGCAAG ATCCCTGTGAAGACCCGACCAGCCCCTGCTGCTCCCACTCctccaccaccaccgccaccacccccAGCAGCACCCCGCAAAAACAAAGCTGCTATGTGTAAACCACTGATGCAGAATCGGGGGGTCTCCTGCAAGGTGGAGATGAAGTCCAAAGGGAGTCAGACAG AAGAGTGGAAGCCACAGGTGATCGTGCTGCCCATCCCAGTGCCCATCTTTGTGCCAGTGCCTATGCATCTGTACTGCCAGAAAGTCCCGGTGCCTTTCTCAATGCCTATCCCG GTGCCTGTGCCCATGTTCCTGCCCACTACCTTGGAGAGCACAGACAAGATTGTGGAGACCATTGAGGAGCTGAAGGTGAAGATCCCGTCCAACCCCTTGGAGGCCGATATCCTGGCTATGGCAGAGATGATCGCAGAGGCCGAGGAGTTGGACAAGGCCTCATCTGACCTTTGTG ATCTTGTGAGCAACCAGAGTGCAGAGGGACTTCTGGAAGACTGTGACCTGTTTGGGCCAGCTCGGGATGATGTCCTGGCCATGGCCGTCAAGATGGCCAATGTGTTGGATGAGCCTGGACAAGACTTGGAGGCAGACTTCCCCAAGA ATCCTTTGGACATTAACCCCAGTGTGGACTTCCTCTTTGATTGTGGCCTGGTAGGGCCTGAGGACGTGTCTACTGAACAAGACCTTCCCCGAGCCATGAGGAAG ggtcaAAAGCGGCTGGTGCTTTCAGAGAGCTGTTCCCGGGACTCCATGAGCAGCCAGCCTAGTTGTACTGGACTCAACTATTCCTATGGTGTCAATGCTTGGAAGTGCTGGGTGCAGTCGAAATATGCCAATGGAGAAACTAGCAAGGGTGATGAGCTGCGCTTTGGCC CCAAACCTATGCGTATCAAGGAGGATATTCTGGCCTGCTCAGCTGCTGAACTCAACTACGGTTTGGCCCAGTTTGTGAGAGAAATCACTCGACCCAACGGTGAACGATATGAACCTGATAGCATCTACTATCTGTGTCTTGGCATCCAACAG tattTGTTGGAAAATAACCGAATGGTGAACATTTTCACGGACCTTTACTACCTGACTTTTGTTCAAGAACTCAACAAGTCTCTGAGTACCTGGCAGCCCACGCTCCTCCCTAACA ATACGGTGTTCTCCCGAGTAGAGGAAGAGCACCTCTGGGAGTGTAAGCAGCTGGGGGTCTACTCACCCTTTGTCCTTCTCAACACCCTCATGTTCTTCAACACTAAGTTTTTTGGGCTTCAGACAGCTGAGGAACACATGCAGCTCTCCTTCACCAATGTGGTCCGGCAGTCCCGCAAGTGTACCACCCCTCGGGGCACCACCAAGGTGGTGAGCATCCGCTACTATGCTCCTGTCCGCCAGAGGAAAGGGCGAG ACACAGGTCCTGGGAAACGGAAGAGAGATGATGAAGCCCCCATTTTAGAGCAGCGTGAGAACCGCATGAATCCCCTCCGCTGCCCTGTCAAGTTCTATGAATTCTATCTCTCAAAATG TCCTGAAAGCCTCCGGACGCGCAATGATGTGTTCTACCTGCAACCTGAGCGGTCCTGCATCGCTGAGTCACCTCTCTGGTATTCTGTGatccccatggaccgcagcatgttGGAGAGCATGCTCAATCGCATTCTGGCTGTGCGTGAGATTTATGAGGAGCTGGGTCGTCCCGGGGAGGAAGACCTAGATTGA
- the ZMYM3 gene encoding zinc finger MYM-type protein 3 isoform X3: MDPSDFPSPFDPLTLPEKPLAGDLPVDMEFGEDLLESQTAPTRGWAPPGPSPSSGALDLLDTPAGLEKDPGVLDGATELLGLGGLLYKAPSPPEVDHGPEGTLAWDASDQTLEPGPGGRTPEVVPPDPGAGANPSSPEGLLEPLAPDSPITLQSPHIEEEETTSIATGRRGSPGQEEELPQGQPQSPNAPPSPSVGETLGDGINSSQTKPGSPSPPAHPSLPGDGLTGKASEKPPERVQKRSERVRRVEPPKPEVVDSTESNDPNDEDFVPFRPRRSPRMSLRSSVAQRAGRSSVGTKMTCAHCRTPLQKGQTAYQRKGLPQLFCSSSCLTTFSKKPSGKKTCTFCKKEIWNTKDSVVAQTGSGGSFHEFCTSVCLSLYEAQQQRPIPQSGDLADATRCSICQKTGEVLHEVSNGSVVHRLCSNSCFSKFRANKGLKTNCCDQCGAYIYTKTGSPGPELLFHEGQQKRFCNTTCLGAYKKKNTRVYPCVWCKTLCKNFEMLSHVDRNGKTSLFCSLCCTTSYKVKQAGLTGPPRPCSFCRRSLSDPCYYNKVDRTVYQFCSPSCWTKFQRTSPEGGIHLSCHYCHSLFSGKPEVLDWQDQVFQFCCRDCCEDFKRLRGVVSQCEHCRQEKLLHEKLRFSGVEKSFCSEGCVLLYKQDFTKKLGLCCITCTYCSQTCQRGVTEQLDGSTWDFCSEDCKSKYLLWYCKAARCHACKRQGKLLETIHWRGQIRHFCNQQCLLRFYSQQNQPNLDTQSGPESLLNSQSSEAKPQTPSQTKVENRNTIKTLQENGNLGKIPVKTRPAPAAPTPPPPPPPPPAAPRKNKAAMCKPLMQNRGVSCKVEMKSKGSQTEEWKPQVIVLPIPVPIFVPVPMHLYCQKVPVPFSMPIPVPVPMFLPTTLESTDKIVETIEELKVKIPSNPLEADILAMAEMIAEAEELDKASSDLCDLVSNQSAEGLLEDCDLFGPARDDVLAMAVKMANVLDEPGQDLEADFPKNPLDINPSVDFLFDCGLVGPEDVSTEQDLPRAMRKGQKRLVLSESCSRDSMSSQPSCTGLNYSYGVNAWKCWVQSKYANGETSKGDELRFGPKPMRIKEDILACSAAELNYGLAQFVREITRPNGERYEPDSIYYLCLGIQQYLLENNRMVNIFTDLYYLTFVQELNKSLSTWQPTLLPNNTVFSRVEEEHLWECKQLGVYSPFVLLNTLMFFNTKFFGLQTAEEHMQLSFTNVVRQSRKCTTPRGTTKVVSIRYYAPVRQRKGRDTGPGKRKRDDEAPILEQRENRMNPLRCPVKFYEFYLSKCPESLRTRNDVFYLQPERSCIAESPLWYSVIPMDRSMLESMLNRILAVREIYEELGRPGEEDLD; this comes from the exons ATGGATCCCAGTGATTTCCCCAGTCCGTTTGACCCATTGACCCTGCCAGAGAAGCCCTTGGCTGGAGACCTTCCAGTAGACATGGAATTTGGAGAGGATCTACTGGAATCTCAGACTGCCCCAACTCGAGGATGGGCCCCCCCTGGCCCTTCTCCATCCTCGGGAGCCCTGGACCTGCTTGATACCCCTGCTGGCCTGGAGAAAGACCCTGGAGTCCTGGATGGAGCCACTGAGCTGCTGGGGCTGGGGGGGCTACTCTATAAAGCCCCCTCTCCCCCAGAGGTGGACCATGGTCCTGAGGGGACCCTTGCATGGGATGCAAGCGATCAGACCCTAGAGCCTGGACCAGGGGGCAGGACCCCTGAGGTGGTGCCACCTGACCCAGGGGCTGGGGCAAATCCCTCTTCACCTGAGGGGCTACTAGAGCCTTTGGCTCCAGATTCTCCAATAACTCTGCAATCCCCACATATTGAAGAGGAGGAGACCACCTCCATAGCTACAGGGAGAAGGGGCTCccctgggcaggaggaggagctTCCCCAAGGGCAACCACAGAGCCCAAATGCCCCCCCCAGCCCTTCAGTGGGAGAGACTCTGGGGGATGGAATCAACAGTTCTCAGACCAAACCTGGGAGCCCTAGCCCCCCTGCACACCCTTCCTTGCCAG GAGATGGCCTGACTGGGAAGGCGAGTGAGAAGCCGCCTGAGAGG GTGCAGAAGAGAAGCGAGCGCGTTAGAAGAGTAGAGCCTCCAAAACCTGAGGTTGTGGATTCCACTGAAAGCA ATGATCCCAATGATGAGGACTTCGTGCCATTCCGGCCCCGGCGCTCTCCTCGCATGTCTCTACGCTCGAGTGTGGCACAGAGGGCCGGGCGCTCTTCAGTAGGCACCAAGATGACGTGCGCCCACTGCCGGACACCGCTGCAGAAGGGCCAGACGGCCTACCAGCGCAAGGGGCTGCCTCAGCTCTTCTGCTCTTCATCCTGCCTCACCACTTTCTCCAAGAAGCCCTCTGGCAAAAAGACCTGCACCTTCTGCAAGAA GGAGATCTGGAACACCAAGGACTCAGTTGTGGCGCAGACCGGTTCGGGAGGTTCCTTCCATGAGTTCTGCACATCCGTCTGTCTCTCCCTGTATGAGGCCCAGCAGCAGCGCCCAATCCCCCAGTCTGGGGATCTTGCTGATGCCACTCGCTGCAGCATATGCCAGAAGActggagag gtcCTGCATGAGGTCAGCAATGGCAGCGTGGTGCACCGGCTCTGCAGCAATTCTTGCTTCTCCAAATTCCGGGCCAACAAGGGACTGAAAACCAACTGTTGTGACCAGTGTGGGGCTTACATCTACACCAAGACTGGGAGCCCTGGCCCCGAGCTCCTCTTCCACGAGGGCCAACAAAAGCGGTTCTGCAACACAACCTGCTTGGGGGCATACAAGAAG AAAAACACACGGGTGTACCCATGTGTCTGGTGCAAGACCCTGTGTAAGAACTTTGAGATGCTATCCCATGTGGACCGTAATGGCAAGACCAGCTTGTtctgttccctgtgctgtaccacTTCTTACAAAGTGAAGCAGGCAGGGCTCACTG GCCCTCCCCGACCCTGCAGCTTCTGCCGCCGCAGCCTCTCTGACCCCTGTTACTACAACAAGGTTGATCGCACAGTCTACCAATTCTGCAGCCCCAGCTGCTGGACCAAGTTCCAG CGCACGAGCCCCGAGGGGGGCATTCACCTGAGCTGTCACTACTGCCACAGCCTCTTCAGTGGCAAGCCTGAGGTCTTGGACTGGCAG GACCAGGTGTTCCAGTTCTGCTGTCGTGATTGCTGTGAGGACTTCAAGCGCCTCCGGGGTGTGGTGTCCCAGTGTGAGCATTGCCGGCAGGAGAAACTCCTGCATGAGAAGCTCCGATTCAGTGGGGTGGAGAAGAGCTTCTGCAGTGAAG GCTGTGTGCTGCTATACAAACAGGACTTCACTAAGAAGCTGGGATTATGCTGTATCACTTGTACTTATTGCTCCCAGACCTGCCAGCGCGGAGTCACCGAGCAGCTGGATGGCAGCACCTGGGACTTCTGCAGCGAGGACTGTAAGAGCAAGTACCTGCTGTGGTACTGCAAG GCTGCCCGGTGCCATGCCTGTAAGCGCCAGGGGAAGCTGCTGGAGACCATCCACTGGCGTGGGCAGATCCGTCATTTCTGCAACCAACAGTGTCTGCTGCGCTTCTACAGCCAGCAGAACCAACCCAACCTGGATACCCAGAGTGGGCCTGAGAGCCTCCTGAACA GTCAGTCTTCTGAGGCAAAGCCCCAGACACCCTCTCAAACCAAAGTGGAGAACAGAAACACCATAAAGACCCTACAGGAAAATGGAAATCTGGGCAAG ATCCCTGTGAAGACCCGACCAGCCCCTGCTGCTCCCACTCctccaccaccaccgccaccacccccAGCAGCACCCCGCAAAAACAAAGCTGCTATGTGTAAACCACTGATGCAGAATCGGGGGGTCTCCTGCAAGGTGGAGATGAAGTCCAAAGGGAGTCAGACAG AAGAGTGGAAGCCACAGGTGATCGTGCTGCCCATCCCAGTGCCCATCTTTGTGCCAGTGCCTATGCATCTGTACTGCCAGAAAGTCCCGGTGCCTTTCTCAATGCCTATCCCG GTGCCTGTGCCCATGTTCCTGCCCACTACCTTGGAGAGCACAGACAAGATTGTGGAGACCATTGAGGAGCTGAAGGTGAAGATCCCGTCCAACCCCTTGGAGGCCGATATCCTGGCTATGGCAGAGATGATCGCAGAGGCCGAGGAGTTGGACAAGGCCTCATCTGACCTTTGTG ATCTTGTGAGCAACCAGAGTGCAGAGGGACTTCTGGAAGACTGTGACCTGTTTGGGCCAGCTCGGGATGATGTCCTGGCCATGGCCGTCAAGATGGCCAATGTGTTGGATGAGCCTGGACAAGACTTGGAGGCAGACTTCCCCAAGA ATCCTTTGGACATTAACCCCAGTGTGGACTTCCTCTTTGATTGTGGCCTGGTAGGGCCTGAGGACGTGTCTACTGAACAAGACCTTCCCCGAGCCATGAGGAAG ggtcaAAAGCGGCTGGTGCTTTCAGAGAGCTGTTCCCGGGACTCCATGAGCAGCCAGCCTAGTTGTACTGGACTCAACTATTCCTATGGTGTCAATGCTTGGAAGTGCTGGGTGCAGTCGAAATATGCCAATGGAGAAACTAGCAAGGGTGATGAGCTGCGCTTTGGCC CCAAACCTATGCGTATCAAGGAGGATATTCTGGCCTGCTCAGCTGCTGAACTCAACTACGGTTTGGCCCAGTTTGTGAGAGAAATCACTCGACCCAACGGTGAACGATATGAACCTGATAGCATCTACTATCTGTGTCTTGGCATCCAACAG tattTGTTGGAAAATAACCGAATGGTGAACATTTTCACGGACCTTTACTACCTGACTTTTGTTCAAGAACTCAACAAGTCTCTGAGTACCTGGCAGCCCACGCTCCTCCCTAACA ATACGGTGTTCTCCCGAGTAGAGGAAGAGCACCTCTGGGAGTGTAAGCAGCTGGGGGTCTACTCACCCTTTGTCCTTCTCAACACCCTCATGTTCTTCAACACTAAGTTTTTTGGGCTTCAGACAGCTGAGGAACACATGCAGCTCTCCTTCACCAATGTGGTCCGGCAGTCCCGCAAGTGTACCACCCCTCGGGGCACCACCAAGGTGGTGAGCATCCGCTACTATGCTCCTGTCCGCCAGAGGAAAGGGCGAG ACACAGGTCCTGGGAAACGGAAGAGAGATGATGAAGCCCCCATTTTAGAGCAGCGTGAGAACCGCATGAATCCCCTCCGCTGCCCTGTCAAGTTCTATGAATTCTATCTCTCAAAATG TCCTGAAAGCCTCCGGACGCGCAATGATGTGTTCTACCTGCAACCTGAGCGGTCCTGCATCGCTGAGTCACCTCTCTGGTATTCTGTGatccccatggaccgcagcatgttGGAGAGCATGCTCAATCGCATTCTGGCTGTGCGTGAGATTTATGAGGAGCTGGGTCGTCCCGGGGAGGAAGACCTAGATTGA